A single genomic interval of Thermoanaerobacter uzonensis DSM 18761 harbors:
- the recA gene encoding recombinase RecA, producing the protein MIEKQKALEMAISQIERQFGKGSIMRLGDTAKLNVEVIPTGSLELDIALGVGGVPRGRIIEIFGPESSGKTTLALHMIAEAQKMGGTGAFIDAEHALDPVYAKNLGVNIEDLLVAQPDTGEQALEIAEALVRSGAVDIIVIDSVAALVPKAEIDGEMGDSHVGLQARLMSQALRKLAGVTSKSKTIVVFINQLREKVGVMFGNPETTPGGRALKFYATIRLDVRKIDAIKQGNEIIGSRTRVKVVKNKIAPPFKQAEFDIMYGEGISREGSILDIGASIDIIEKSGAWYSYGDIRLGQGRENAKQFLKENKEIADEIERKIRENFNLAYNKIKSSPDPVE; encoded by the coding sequence ATGATAGAAAAACAAAAGGCTTTAGAAATGGCTATAAGTCAGATAGAGAGGCAGTTTGGCAAGGGCTCTATCATGAGATTGGGAGATACTGCAAAATTGAATGTAGAAGTAATACCTACAGGTTCTCTTGAATTAGACATTGCTTTAGGTGTCGGAGGAGTTCCAAGGGGAAGAATAATAGAAATTTTTGGCCCTGAGTCTTCAGGAAAAACCACCTTAGCGCTACATATGATAGCAGAAGCACAAAAAATGGGAGGAACGGGTGCTTTTATAGATGCAGAACATGCTCTGGATCCTGTATATGCAAAAAACCTTGGGGTCAATATTGAGGACTTATTGGTGGCGCAGCCTGATACGGGCGAACAAGCCTTAGAAATTGCAGAAGCCCTTGTTAGAAGTGGTGCTGTTGATATAATTGTGATAGACTCTGTTGCTGCTTTAGTACCTAAAGCGGAGATTGATGGTGAAATGGGAGATAGCCATGTAGGGCTTCAAGCGAGACTGATGTCTCAAGCTTTGAGAAAATTAGCAGGGGTTACTAGTAAGTCTAAAACTATTGTGGTCTTTATAAACCAGCTTAGAGAAAAAGTAGGTGTTATGTTTGGAAATCCTGAAACAACTCCTGGAGGAAGAGCACTGAAATTTTATGCCACAATAAGACTAGATGTGAGAAAAATAGATGCAATAAAACAAGGGAATGAAATAATCGGAAGTAGAACCCGTGTCAAAGTTGTAAAAAATAAAATTGCTCCACCTTTTAAACAAGCAGAATTCGATATAATGTATGGAGAAGGTATTTCAAGAGAAGGAAGCATTTTGGATATTGGCGCAAGTATAGACATAATTGAAAAAAGTGGTGCTTGGTATTCCTATGGAGATATACGATTAGGACAAGGAAGAGAAAACGCAAAGCAATTTTTAAAGGAAAACAAAGAAATTGCTGATGAAATTGAAAGAAAAATTAGAGAAAATTTCAATCTAGCTTATAATAAAATAAAATCCTCTCCTGATCCAGTAGAATGA
- the pgsA gene encoding CDP-diacylglycerol--glycerol-3-phosphate 3-phosphatidyltransferase: MNLANKLTMLRLFLIPIFMFFMFVRGPYNDFIAAGIFSLAALTDKFDGYVARKFNQITNFGKFMDPLVDKIMVSSALIALVQMGRIQSWIVVVILAREFLITGIRTVAADKGIVIAASNYGKYKTTFQMIAVIALMLNNYPFSLINFPFDTIMVYIALILTIYSGVDYIIKSKNLFKD, encoded by the coding sequence ATGAATTTAGCAAACAAACTTACAATGTTAAGACTTTTTTTAATACCTATTTTTATGTTTTTTATGTTTGTCAGAGGTCCCTACAACGATTTTATAGCTGCAGGAATATTTTCACTTGCAGCATTGACCGACAAATTTGATGGATATGTGGCAAGAAAGTTTAATCAAATAACTAATTTTGGGAAATTTATGGACCCACTGGTAGACAAAATAATGGTTTCTTCTGCTCTAATAGCCTTAGTGCAAATGGGACGCATTCAAAGTTGGATTGTAGTAGTTATATTAGCAAGGGAATTTTTAATAACAGGTATTAGGACAGTTGCTGCTGATAAGGGAATTGTCATTGCTGCCAGCAATTACGGTAAATACAAAACTACTTTTCAAATGATAGCAGTAATTGCACTGATGCTTAATAATTACCCTTTTAGCCTTATAAATTTTCCTTTTGACACTATAATGGTGTATATAGCTTTAATTTTGACAATTTATTCGGGTGTAGATTATATCATAAAATCTAAAAATTTATTCAAAGATTAA
- a CDS encoding TIGR00282 family metallophosphoesterase: MKILIIGDIVGRPGRDILKEHLQELISECNIDIVLANGENAAGGNGLTRKVADELFEMGISALTMGNHVWDQKEILKFIDEEVRIIRPANYLEETPGRGSIVLSFKNTKIGIINLQGTTFMPCNRNPFFVALEEVEKLKKETNIILVDFHAEATSEKIAMGYFLDGKVSCVFGTHTHVQTADEKVLQNGTAYITDVGMTGPSDSILGIDKELIIKRFTSSVPVRFEVAKKGPAQINAIVISVNEVTGKCYSIERINKIYA, translated from the coding sequence ATGAAGATACTTATCATTGGTGATATAGTTGGAAGACCAGGTAGAGACATATTAAAAGAGCATTTGCAAGAATTAATATCAGAATGTAATATTGACATAGTTTTAGCTAATGGAGAAAATGCTGCTGGAGGCAATGGATTGACTCGCAAAGTTGCTGATGAACTTTTTGAAATGGGAATTTCTGCATTAACAATGGGAAATCACGTGTGGGATCAAAAAGAAATATTAAAATTTATTGATGAAGAAGTGCGAATTATAAGACCTGCCAATTATTTAGAGGAAACACCTGGCAGAGGTTCTATAGTACTTAGTTTTAAAAACACGAAAATCGGTATTATAAATTTACAGGGGACTACTTTTATGCCTTGCAATAGAAATCCTTTTTTTGTAGCTTTAGAAGAAGTAGAAAAACTAAAAAAAGAGACGAATATAATCCTTGTAGATTTTCACGCAGAAGCTACTTCTGAAAAAATAGCAATGGGATATTTTTTAGATGGAAAAGTAAGTTGTGTGTTTGGCACTCATACTCACGTACAAACGGCGGATGAGAAAGTATTACAAAATGGGACAGCTTATATAACTGATGTGGGTATGACAGGTCCTAGTGATTCTATATTGGGAATAGATAAAGAATTAATAATTAAAAGATTTACATCTTCTGTACCTGTACGCTTTGAAGTCGCAAAAAAGGGTCCTGCCCAAATAAATGCCATTGTAATTTCTGTTAATGAAGTAACAGGAAAATGCTATAGCATAGAACGCATTAATAAAATTTATGCATAA
- a CDS encoding stage V sporulation protein S, with the protein MEVLKVSAKSNPNAVAGALAGVLRERGGAEVQAIGAGAINQAVKAIAIARGFVAPSGIDLICIPAFTDIEIDGEERTAIKLIVEPR; encoded by the coding sequence ATGGAAGTGTTAAAAGTTTCAGCAAAATCTAATCCAAATGCTGTAGCAGGAGCGTTGGCAGGGGTGTTAAGGGAGCGTGGAGGTGCAGAAGTACAAGCGATAGGTGCAGGTGCAATAAATCAAGCTGTAAAAGCTATTGCAATTGCAAGAGGGTTTGTAGCTCCCAGCGGAATTGACTTAATTTGCATTCCTGCTTTTACAGACATTGAAATAGACGGTGAAGAAAGGACAGCAATAAAGTTAATTGTAGAACCACGATAA
- a CDS encoding regulatory protein RecX, with product MIITTIEKQKKNKTQYNVYIDEEYAFSCNLEDLSHLGIEEGREIDKEQYNYYVNYIATRQASDYAFKLLSRKMLTEKELSQKLEMKGFEENIIKSVIEKLKNYNYINDEVYTKLFIEQKINQLYSRRKIYYELVKKGISKELIQESLNNFYPEEKEVEIIKKIIEKKLKSQEETKKLKNYLYNNGFQVENISDALKEKDL from the coding sequence ATGATAATCACTACTATAGAAAAGCAGAAAAAAAATAAAACGCAATATAATGTTTACATAGACGAAGAATATGCCTTCAGTTGCAATTTAGAAGATTTAAGCCATTTAGGCATAGAGGAAGGAAGAGAAATAGATAAAGAACAGTATAATTATTATGTAAACTATATCGCAACAAGACAAGCGAGTGACTACGCATTTAAACTCTTATCAAGAAAAATGTTAACAGAAAAAGAACTTTCTCAAAAGCTTGAAATGAAAGGTTTTGAGGAGAATATTATAAAAAGTGTTATTGAAAAGCTGAAAAACTATAACTATATTAATGACGAAGTTTATACCAAATTATTTATAGAACAAAAAATAAACCAATTGTATAGCAGGCGGAAAATTTATTACGAACTTGTAAAAAAAGGAATTAGCAAAGAATTGATCCAAGAAAGTTTAAACAATTTTTATCCTGAAGAAAAAGAGGTTGAAATAATAAAAAAAATAATTGAAAAAAAATTAAAATCCCAAGAAGAAACTAAAAAGTTAAAAAACTATCTTTACAACAATGGTTTTCAAGTTGAGAACATTAGCGATGCCTTGAAAGAAAAGGATTTATAA
- a CDS encoding pyridoxal phosphate-dependent aminotransferase, producing the protein MDLSQNALQITPSMTLEITAKAKQLKAQGVDVIDFGVGEPDFDTPDYIKEAAIDAIKKGYTKYTPSSGISELKKAVCDKLLKDNGLKYQLDQIVISNGAKHSIYNALCAILNPGDEVIIPVPYWLSYPEMVRLAYGKPVFVKTKAENDFKITAEELKNAITSKTKALILNTPNNPTGSVYTKEELKELVEIIEEANIFVISDEIYEKLIYEGSHISIASLNEKIKELTILVNGMSKAYAMTGWRIGYTASSLEVAKVMSNIQSHTTSNPNSIAQYASVAALSGDETVIKRMVEEFNKRRIYMVERINKIKGLKSNKPQGAFYVMVNIDEYIGKELKGKIIRGSIDFANALIERANVAVVPALPFGMDNYIRISYATSIENIEKGLNRIEEFLNKA; encoded by the coding sequence TTGGATTTATCCCAAAATGCCTTACAAATTACCCCTTCTATGACATTAGAAATAACGGCAAAGGCAAAACAGCTAAAAGCTCAAGGCGTAGACGTTATAGACTTTGGAGTAGGAGAGCCAGATTTTGATACACCTGATTACATAAAAGAAGCTGCAATTGACGCTATAAAAAAAGGCTACACCAAATACACCCCTTCTTCGGGCATTTCTGAATTAAAAAAAGCAGTATGCGACAAGCTTTTAAAAGATAACGGCCTTAAATACCAACTAGACCAAATTGTCATATCAAACGGCGCTAAACACTCTATATATAACGCTCTTTGTGCAATTTTAAATCCTGGTGACGAAGTTATAATTCCTGTACCTTATTGGTTAAGCTATCCTGAGATGGTAAGGCTGGCTTACGGAAAGCCTGTCTTTGTAAAAACAAAAGCAGAAAATGACTTTAAAATTACAGCCGAAGAATTAAAAAATGCTATTACCTCTAAGACAAAAGCTTTAATTTTAAATACACCCAACAATCCAACTGGCTCAGTGTATACTAAAGAAGAGTTAAAAGAACTTGTAGAAATTATTGAAGAAGCAAATATTTTTGTCATTTCAGATGAAATATACGAAAAATTAATTTACGAAGGCAGTCACATCAGTATCGCCTCTTTAAATGAAAAAATCAAAGAACTGACAATTTTGGTAAACGGTATGTCTAAAGCTTATGCCATGACGGGATGGAGAATAGGTTATACCGCTTCTTCTTTAGAAGTTGCAAAGGTGATGTCAAACATTCAAAGTCATACTACCTCAAATCCCAATTCAATTGCTCAATATGCCAGTGTAGCTGCTTTATCAGGTGATGAAACTGTTATTAAAAGAATGGTAGAAGAATTCAATAAACGAAGAATTTATATGGTAGAAAGGATAAATAAAATAAAGGGATTGAAATCAAATAAACCTCAAGGGGCTTTTTACGTAATGGTAAATATAGACGAATACATTGGGAAAGAGTTAAAAGGAAAAATTATTAGAGGTTCCATAGATTTTGCAAATGCCTTAATTGAAAGAGCAAATGTAGCAGTTGTTCCTGCTTTGCCCTTTGGAATGGACAATTACATTAGGATTTCTTATGCTACTTCCATTGAAAATATTGAAAAAGGCTTAAATAGAATCGAAGAATTTTTAAATAAAGCATAA
- a CDS encoding competence/damage-inducible protein A encodes MRGEIISVGTELLLGQILNTNAKYLSEKLALLGIDIYFHTNVGDNEERLKECLNIAFNRSDLIITTGGLGPTVDDITKETVASFLGLPLVENIEAKEEIIRFFEKIGQTPTMNNFKQAFFPEGAKIIPNKNGTAPGCIIEKNNKTIIILPGPPSELIPMFEESVYSYLKSKTNETIKSRVIKIFGLGESKVEEMVKPLLFNSNPTVAPLVGDGYVTLRITAKGHDDKEILEMIEDMESRIRGIIGDYIYAVDEEEMEEVVIKLLQKNKLTLAVSESCTGGLLAKKITDVSGASKVFNLGVVSYSNEAKEKILGVRKSTLESYGAVSHETAKEMAENIRKLANADFGLSTTGIAGPTGGTPEKPVGLVYVGFATNEKVYVKKLMLSGDRSKIRTRTVLHALDIVRRYLLGIKID; translated from the coding sequence TTGAGAGGAGAAATTATTTCTGTTGGCACAGAGCTTTTATTAGGACAAATTTTAAATACTAACGCTAAATATTTATCTGAAAAATTGGCTCTTTTAGGTATAGATATATATTTCCATACTAACGTTGGAGATAACGAAGAAAGATTAAAAGAATGTTTAAATATCGCTTTTAACCGCTCTGACCTTATAATAACAACAGGTGGATTAGGTCCTACTGTTGATGACATTACAAAAGAGACAGTGGCTTCTTTTTTAGGTCTTCCTCTTGTAGAAAACATAGAAGCAAAAGAAGAGATAATAAGATTTTTTGAAAAAATAGGACAAACACCTACTATGAACAATTTCAAACAAGCTTTTTTCCCAGAAGGCGCAAAGATTATACCAAATAAAAATGGAACAGCTCCTGGCTGTATAATAGAAAAAAATAACAAAACCATCATAATTTTGCCTGGTCCACCTTCTGAGCTAATTCCGATGTTTGAGGAATCTGTATATTCTTATCTTAAAAGCAAAACTAATGAAACTATAAAATCACGCGTAATCAAAATATTTGGCCTAGGTGAATCAAAAGTAGAGGAAATGGTAAAACCTCTTTTATTTAATTCTAATCCTACTGTTGCTCCTTTAGTAGGTGATGGATACGTAACTTTGAGAATAACTGCAAAAGGACATGATGACAAAGAAATTTTAGAAATGATTGAGGATATGGAATCAAGGATTAGGGGTATCATAGGTGACTATATATACGCTGTAGATGAGGAAGAAATGGAAGAAGTCGTGATAAAATTACTACAGAAAAACAAATTAACTCTTGCTGTCTCTGAATCTTGTACAGGTGGTTTATTGGCAAAAAAGATAACAGATGTATCAGGGGCTTCAAAAGTCTTTAATTTAGGTGTTGTTTCTTACAGTAATGAAGCCAAAGAAAAAATTTTAGGGGTTAGAAAATCTACTTTAGAGTCTTATGGAGCAGTAAGCCATGAGACAGCAAAAGAAATGGCAGAAAATATAAGAAAATTGGCCAATGCTGATTTTGGTTTGTCTACTACTGGAATTGCAGGACCTACAGGTGGAACGCCTGAAAAGCCCGTAGGATTAGTGTATGTGGGTTTTGCTACCAATGAAAAAGTCTATGTAAAAAAACTAATGTTAAGTGGTGATAGAAGTAAAATAAGGACAAGGACAGTACTACATGCTTTAGACATTGTAAGAAGATATCTTCTGGGAATAAAAATTGACTAG
- a CDS encoding PHP domain-containing protein, with amino-acid sequence MFADLHMHSKASDGTNSPSEVVRLAKEHGLSCISLTDHDTVDGLEEAMEASSKYEIEVIPGIEFNCYYQNQEVHILGYFINYKDKNFFEKLEEMKKLRNDRAKAILKKLNELGISISIEDVLEFTSEKFIGRPHIARAMVKKDYVESVKEAFEKYIGVGAPAYVERYRITPFEAINLILENGGVPVLAHPGLLQDDSIIEELALKGLIGIEIYHSKHTIEDVKKYLNKAKKYKLIVTGGSDFHGIEVDGRDLLGTIKLDYEYVKILKSKAKNFVEISK; translated from the coding sequence ATGTTTGCAGACCTTCACATGCATTCAAAAGCTTCTGATGGAACTAATTCACCTTCTGAAGTAGTTCGATTGGCAAAAGAACATGGACTTAGTTGTATTTCTTTGACAGATCATGATACAGTTGATGGGCTTGAAGAAGCCATGGAAGCTTCTTCTAAATATGAGATCGAAGTTATTCCTGGAATTGAGTTTAATTGCTATTATCAAAATCAAGAAGTTCATATTTTGGGTTATTTTATAAATTACAAAGATAAAAATTTTTTTGAAAAGCTGGAGGAAATGAAAAAGTTGAGAAATGATAGAGCCAAAGCAATTTTAAAAAAATTAAATGAATTAGGGATTAGTATTTCTATAGAAGACGTATTGGAATTCACAAGTGAAAAATTCATAGGAAGACCTCATATAGCAAGAGCCATGGTAAAAAAGGATTATGTAGAAAGTGTAAAAGAAGCCTTTGAAAAATACATAGGAGTGGGTGCTCCTGCTTATGTAGAAAGATACAGAATCACTCCTTTTGAAGCAATAAACCTTATTTTAGAAAATGGAGGTGTTCCTGTTTTAGCTCATCCCGGGTTACTTCAAGATGACAGTATTATTGAGGAATTAGCTCTAAAAGGTTTAATCGGAATAGAAATTTACCATTCAAAACATACTATTGAAGATGTAAAAAAGTATTTAAATAAAGCTAAAAAATACAAGTTAATCGTAACTGGAGGCTCAGATTTTCACGGTATAGAAGTAGATGGCAGAGACCTTTTAGGAACCATAAAGTTAGACTATGAATATGTAAAAATATTGAAAAGTAAAGCTAAAAATTTTGTAGAAATATCAAAATAA
- the rny gene encoding ribonuclease Y: MIITALIAIVVGFLIGYLSRKIIAESKIKSAEDLARTILESAKRDAENKKRELLLEAKEEIHRMRTDLEKEIRDRRGELQRLEKRLLQKEETLDKRAETLEQKENLLEEKQKEIQQLEEQIYLLHQKEIEELERISGLSREEAKAILLESVQKDIQHEMAVMIKEMENKAKEEAEMKAREIISNAIQRCAADHAAETTVSVVTLPNDEMKGRIIGREGRNIRTIETLTGIDLIIDDTPEAVVISGFDPIRREVARIALEKLIEDGRIHPARIEEMVEKAKKEVDNMIIKAGEEAAFEVGIHGLHPELIKLLGRLKFRTSYGQNVLKHSIEVAHLAGLMAYELGADAIVAKRAGLLHDIGKAVDHEVEGPHVMIGAELAKRYHESDVVIHAIMAHHNDVEPQTVEAVLVQAADAISAARPGARREALEAYIKRLDKLEQIANSFEGVEKSYAIQAGREIRIMVKPEIVNDDDIVILARNISKKIEEEVEYPGQIKVTVIRETVAVDYAK, translated from the coding sequence TTGATAATCACAGCACTTATTGCAATAGTAGTCGGCTTTCTAATTGGTTATTTGTCAAGAAAAATTATTGCAGAATCCAAAATAAAAAGCGCAGAAGATTTAGCGCGGACCATATTAGAAAGTGCAAAAAGAGACGCTGAAAATAAAAAAAGAGAGCTCTTATTAGAAGCTAAAGAAGAAATTCACCGCATGCGAACCGATTTAGAAAAAGAAATAAGAGATCGCAGAGGTGAATTACAGCGTTTAGAAAAAAGACTCCTTCAAAAAGAAGAAACCCTGGATAAAAGAGCTGAAACTTTAGAACAAAAAGAAAATCTTCTAGAAGAAAAACAAAAAGAAATTCAACAATTGGAAGAACAGATTTATTTACTTCATCAAAAAGAGATAGAAGAATTAGAAAGAATTTCGGGACTAAGCCGTGAAGAAGCAAAAGCCATTTTATTAGAAAGTGTTCAAAAAGATATACAACATGAAATGGCTGTAATGATTAAAGAAATGGAAAACAAAGCCAAAGAAGAAGCAGAAATGAAAGCAAGGGAAATAATTAGCAATGCCATTCAACGTTGTGCGGCTGACCATGCTGCAGAAACAACTGTGTCTGTTGTTACCCTTCCTAATGATGAAATGAAAGGTCGCATAATAGGTAGGGAAGGTAGAAATATAAGGACAATAGAGACATTGACAGGAATTGACCTTATAATAGATGATACTCCTGAGGCTGTTGTTATTTCAGGCTTTGACCCTATACGAAGAGAAGTTGCGCGGATTGCGTTGGAAAAATTAATCGAAGATGGGCGAATACATCCTGCAAGAATAGAGGAAATGGTAGAAAAGGCTAAAAAAGAAGTAGACAACATGATAATCAAAGCAGGAGAAGAAGCGGCTTTTGAAGTAGGAATTCACGGTTTACATCCCGAGCTAATTAAGTTATTAGGAAGACTTAAGTTTAGAACTAGTTACGGTCAAAATGTGTTGAAACACTCAATCGAAGTAGCTCATTTGGCAGGACTTATGGCTTATGAATTGGGTGCAGATGCCATAGTTGCTAAAAGAGCAGGACTTTTACACGATATAGGTAAGGCCGTAGACCATGAGGTGGAAGGCCCTCATGTCATGATAGGTGCAGAACTGGCTAAAAGATATCATGAATCTGATGTTGTTATTCATGCTATAATGGCTCATCATAATGATGTAGAGCCTCAGACTGTTGAAGCAGTATTAGTCCAAGCAGCAGATGCTATTTCTGCTGCAAGGCCAGGTGCAAGACGAGAAGCATTAGAGGCCTATATTAAGCGTTTAGATAAGTTAGAACAAATTGCTAATTCTTTTGAAGGTGTAGAAAAGTCTTATGCTATACAAGCAGGAAGAGAAATCAGAATAATGGTAAAACCTGAAATTGTCAATGATGATGATATTGTCATTTTAGCGCGAAACATAAGCAAAAAAATTGAAGAAGAAGTTGAATATCCAGGTCAAATCAAAGTGACTGTCATAAGAGAGACAGTAGCTGTAGATTATGCAAAATAA
- the rimO gene encoding 30S ribosomal protein S12 methylthiotransferase RimO yields MKNVGIISLGCPKNTIDSEKMLAILKEKGYNIVNDEHKADILIINTCGFIEDAKRESIEYIIEMGKLKNRRLKYLIATGCLSERYNKELLKELPELDAVIGTGDFPKIAEVIEEIEKGKTVLEYGHANLLNDEGIQRILTTPNYYAYLKIAEGCSNACSFCIIPKIRGRYRSRKMEDILREAEELVKKGAKELILIAQDTTKYGIDVYKKFMLPQLLKGISKIDGLKWIRLLYAYPDSVTEELVEEIKNNEKIVKYIDIPLQHSHDEVLKRMNRNTNRQKIEKVISRLRSIPNMVIRTTFMVGFPGETEEEFEDLKQFIKEKRFERVGVFTYSREEGTKSYYMKPQIKKSVKIERQQELMEIQKEISYQHNLSKVGKQLEVLIEGFEDGIYYGRSYMDAPEIDGVVYVKSNKKLKAGDFVVATITDAYEYDLVGEY; encoded by the coding sequence ATGAAAAATGTAGGAATTATATCCCTTGGATGTCCCAAAAACACAATTGATTCAGAAAAAATGTTAGCAATTTTAAAAGAAAAAGGTTATAACATAGTAAATGATGAACATAAAGCTGACATACTCATTATAAATACTTGTGGCTTTATAGAGGATGCAAAAAGAGAGTCGATAGAGTACATCATTGAGATGGGAAAACTCAAAAACCGCAGGCTAAAATACCTTATTGCAACTGGTTGCTTGTCTGAAAGATATAATAAAGAATTATTAAAAGAACTTCCCGAATTAGATGCAGTAATTGGCACTGGAGATTTCCCCAAAATTGCAGAAGTAATAGAAGAAATAGAAAAAGGAAAAACTGTTTTAGAATATGGACACGCTAATTTACTAAATGATGAAGGAATACAGCGCATTTTAACTACGCCAAATTATTACGCTTATTTAAAAATCGCAGAAGGTTGCAGTAATGCTTGCTCTTTTTGCATAATTCCAAAGATTAGGGGAAGATACAGAAGTCGCAAAATGGAGGACATACTTAGAGAAGCCGAGGAACTCGTCAAAAAAGGTGCAAAAGAACTTATACTCATTGCTCAAGACACTACAAAATATGGAATAGACGTTTATAAAAAATTTATGCTGCCCCAACTTTTAAAAGGAATCTCTAAGATTGATGGTTTAAAGTGGATTAGGTTACTTTATGCATATCCTGATAGCGTAACAGAAGAACTTGTTGAAGAGATAAAAAACAATGAAAAAATAGTAAAATATATTGATATTCCCTTACAACATTCTCATGATGAAGTCCTAAAAAGAATGAATAGAAATACTAATAGACAAAAAATAGAAAAGGTTATAAGTAGGTTGCGTAGCATTCCAAACATGGTAATACGTACTACTTTTATGGTAGGTTTTCCTGGAGAGACGGAAGAAGAATTTGAGGATTTAAAACAGTTCATAAAAGAAAAAAGATTTGAGAGAGTAGGAGTTTTCACATATTCTCGAGAAGAGGGAACTAAATCGTATTATATGAAGCCTCAAATAAAAAAGAGTGTCAAAATTGAAAGACAACAAGAGCTGATGGAGATACAAAAAGAAATTTCTTACCAGCATAATCTTTCAAAAGTGGGGAAGCAGTTAGAGGTACTAATTGAAGGTTTTGAAGATGGAATATATTATGGCAGAAGTTATATGGATGCCCCTGAGATTGATGGTGTTGTTTATGTAAAAAGCAACAAAAAACTCAAAGCTGGAGATTTTGTGGTAGCAACTATAACAGATGCCTATGAGTACGATTTGGTGGGGGAATATTAA